ATTGAGTTAGATGATAAAGGAAGAGTAATATTCTTCAATAACACAGAGTCAAAACTCACAGGGGTGAGCAAAGAAGAAGCAGTAGGAAAAAATTTCTTTACTGAAGTAGCACCATGCACCAACAATTTTATCTTCAAAGGAACTTTTGAAAATGGCGTTCAAAAGAACGAGTTAAATCATCTTTTTCCTTACACATTTACATATCGTATGGCACCTACTCATGTAAAAGTCCATCTCTATCGAACTAAACAAAGAAGAAATTTTATTTTTATCCTAAGGAGATAAAATGTTCTTTGACGTCGATATATATCATCATAGTTTGAACTGGATGAACCCATGGAGAAATATTCTCTTTGATCTATTAAAGTATAAAAGTAATCCTATTTTGATAACGAAAGAAACTATATACACAGCCGATTCTCTTTGGACCTTAAGTCGGCTGTGGAAAGAGCTTCTTGCTAAATTTTCACTAAAAAAAGGAGATACTATCTTACTTCACCTTCCAAAAAGTGAGCATCTATTAGCGAATATTATCAACGGTCTTTTCCAAAGTTATCCTCTGATTTTAGCCAATCCAAAATGGGATTTATGGGAAATCAAAAAACAAACAAATCCAAAGATTATCATCACAGACAAAAATAACTTTGAATATTTTTCTCATTTCATGAAAGAAAAACAATATGAGTTTATTCGTGTTTTAAACCAAGACTTTGTAATCATACATCTTCCAGAAGGAAATAATATTGAAGAAGTAGTTTTTTTTCTAAGGACTTCTGGAACTCATTCACCAAAATGGATTGGTTTAACTAACCGTGAAATTTTTTTTAATATTAATGTTCATAGTAAAATATTCGAGGAATATTCGATAGTTCTTTCTATCCTTCCTTGGTTCCATTCTTTTGGATTGATCTTGGATTTACTTTCTACTTTTCTAAAAAAGTCATATATTATCATTGATGAAAATCATGGAAAAGACATTGAATATATTGACTTCCTTTTTGAAAAGTTTTTGTTCCGCCACTTAAGCATGGTTCCTCTCACGTTAGAAAAACTAATAGAAAATGGGTATGAATCTATTTTATTTCACCTAAATTCAGGAATTATCGGCGGAGCAAAAATTCCTTCGAAATATTTACCTCTACTAAAAAATACAAAACTAAGAGTTGGTTATGGTCAAACAGAAGCAGGACCAGGCATTAGCATTGGAGAACCTGGAGATTGGGAAAATAATTATGTTGGTAGAATTCTATGTGATGTAATGATTTCTGAAGATGGCGAAATCCTATATCATGGCGATAATGTGTACCAATATGAATTAAAAGATGGAAGTATTATAAAATACGATTCCAATCGTTGGGTTTCCTCAGGAGACTTGGGTTTTCTTATCGACGATCGATTGTATTACGAAGGAAGAAAATCATATATTTTTAAATTGAAAAATGGCAGGTGGTTCAATCCATTATTAATAGAAGAGCAAATCAAAAGAGAATATCAAATCGACCATTGTATTATCTTGAATGATAACCACGTCGGTTTGATTGTTATTTTTTCTAATGATATAAGAACAACTTATCTAATTCCCTTGATTGAAAAAACGCTTTTGTATGCTATTCGTCCATACATAAAAGCTATAATAACGATACAGAAAGAAGAATTTTTTAAAACAAACAAGGGAGATTATGACCGATTAAAAATCTATAAATATGTTGTAGGACGATATGGATTACATGATTACCGAGTTAAATGAGTTTGAAGTAACATTAAAACAAGATATAGCAAGAAATTATAAAAATCTATCATTTGACTATGATAATTTTATTACAAAAATGAAAAAAGACATTGAAAATATAATTAACGATGCTTTATCTACCGACGAAATTAAAATCCATCTTGCATTGCAATATAATATCTTGAAATCAAAGTGGATAATTTTAAATAATCGAATACAAAGTCATAACTTGAGATATGGAACCGTCCATGAGGAATTGGTTATGAAGGCTTACATCATGAGCCAGTTTATTGGTTTTATTGAGAAATACCTCGAACTAACTCAAAAGAAATCTATAGATACATTTCTTTCTAATTATAATGAGATTCTAAATGCCAGCTTATTTTTGGTTACCTTAAACCACAATGATCTCATCATTGAGCCAAAAGAAATCAAAATCTTTGAACCCAAAAAGGTTGTTATAAAAAAGAGAAATAAACAAAGAAGCTAAAAAATTGCAATATTTCATTATCAATCTTTAAATAACCCAAAATCCATGGCAAAATTTAATTATATTCTTTTGGGTTTTGCAGAATTAGGTTTCTTTTTCGTAGAAATTATAATTCGACTCTATCTCTTAAAATATTATACTGATGAGATAAAACTCGATCCGAAATTAGCAGGTATTGCGATTTCAATATCCCTTCTTTGGGATGCTATATCCGATCCTCTTATGGGCTATATTTCTGATCATTTTCCTTTGGTGATAAGGACTAAAAATCAAGTTTGGAAGAAGAAGCGTGTTTTTTACATGATTCTGGGGTCTCTTTTTACTTCTTTATTTTTTATCGTTCTATTTCTGGATTTTATAAAAGAAAGAAGCCAAGTTGAGAAATTTTTTTACTTGTTAGTTAATTATTTCTTTCTTAATACATTTCTGACCATTATGTCCGTTCCGCATTCAGCTCTTTGCAGTGAAGCTTCTATTAATCCCAATGATAGAAATTGGATTTTTGGATTTCGATTAATTTGGGGAAATATTGGATTGATTTTGGGGATTCTTCTTCCCACTTATTTTTCCTTGAATCAAGAAGGTGTGATAAAAAATATTTTATTTGCAGCAGTAATTCTTATAAGTGTGTGGGTATCATCTTTAGTTGGTTTTCAGCTTGATACACACGAAAAAACTTTTACTCCAAAATCTTATTTTTTTGATGTTTTTCGAACAACTAAATTTCTACTAAAAAACCAATATCTTTTTGTTTTGGTGCTCAGCTATTTTATCGCTTTTGTGGGTATCGGGATCAACTCTGCTATTGCGTTGTTCTATTATGAATATACTCTAAAGTTTTCAGAACAAGAAACGTCTCTTATTCTTTTAGTATTTTTGTTGGTTTGGACCTTTTCAGTTCCTGTTTGGATTTGGTTAGCCAAAAGATTTGAAAAAAAACACTTAATTCTTTTAGCTATTTTTTCATTAGGTTTGGGAACTGTTCTTGGGTATCCCAATTTTCCAGAAAGAGATTTGATCTACCCTTTGATTGCTTCTGTGGTTGGAGGTATCCTTGCAGCAAGTATTGTTCTAATGGATACTTTGATTGCTGATTTAACTAATTACGATTTCGTGAAATTAAGATTTCGAGAAAAACGAGATGGCTTATTTTTTGGATTTCTAAAAATGATCATTAAAGTTTCTCGAGCTGTTTCTATTTTGATCTCAAGTTTTGCTTTGGGTTTTATTGGTTTTCATGAGAATCCCTTATCTTTTGAAGTCTCAAGAAACATATCTTATATTTTTGGATATGGAGTGGGATTCTTTTTGATTTTGTCGTCGTTAGTTTTTTTGAGTTTTGATTATGATAGCAAAAAACACGAAAAGGTGATTCGGATTATACAAACTTACCAAAAGCTGAAAGAAGCTCCCCAAAACCTTTCCAAATCAATAGTTTAAAAATTCGATTTGACTAAGAGTTCAAATCAAAAATTCTTGGTTGTTTAGAAAAAAATCCCTCTGGAGTTGGAAAATGAAAGCAGGAATCCATCCCGAACTAAAAGATGCGGTAATCCGTTGCGTATGTGGAGCTGTTTATAAAACCAAAACCACCAAAGGAGACCTTCACGTTGAAATTTGTGCGAATTGTCATCCCTTTTACACTGGAACTCAAAAAATTGTAGATTCCGCTGGAAGAGTAGAAAAATTCAAACGTAAATACAAACTCAAATAACATGCAACCAAAAGAAGAAAGGATCCCTCCTGAATACTTTCAGATTGCAAGAGAAGGCATTTTTCGCCTCATGGCGAACATCAAAAGTGTTATCACCATCAAAACCCAAAAGTTGGAATATATTTTAGCTGCTAAGATTGCTGGAGGTCATGTAATTTTGGCTGACTCTCATGGTGTGGGAAAAACTTCTCTTGCTAAAGCTTTAGCAGGTTCAATTCGTTGGAATCACACAAGCATCAATCGTCAGGGCATTCCGATCGAAAGTTTTTCTCGTATCCAATGCACAGTGGATTTGCTCCCACAAGACATCTTGGGTTTCAATCAATTTGACATTAAGAATAATCAATATCGATTCAACAAAGGACCTATTTTTGCTCATTTTATCCTCACGGACGAAATTAATTTACTAACCCCCAAAACTCAAGGTTCTTTCTTCCAAGTAATGGAAGAACAAACCGTCACCATCGAAGGAACAACATACGAAATCCCTGATCCTTTTTTCATCATTGCTACCATGAACCTAAAAGGAGCTCATTTGTTTCCACTTCCTGCTCCTCAGTTAGATCGATTCATGATTCGAATCTCTATGGGTTATCCAGAAGAAAACGAAGAAAGTTCCATTATCGAAAAACACGGAAAAGAAAATTCATGGGATGGATTTGGACCCGTTATTGAAGATAAAGAACTACTGGCTTGGCAGAAGTTAGTGGATCATGTTAGCCTATCGAGAGAAGTCATCGACTATATAACCAGAATCATCCGAAAAACTCGTCATCATCCAGGTGTTATAACTGGTGCAAGTCCAAGAGCGGGTATTAAACTCTCAAGGGCAAGTAGAGCCTTGGCCCTCATTCGTGGAATGGATTATGTATCGATCGACATTGTAAAAGAGATGGCAGTTCCAGTGCTGGCTCATCGTTTGGAGTTAGAGGACCCAGCGATGGATGCTAATGAAATCATTACTCAGGTTCTAAAAGAAGTTCCCACGAAGGTGTGATGTTTCAAAAACTCTATGAAGGTTTTTCTCTTTACTATCCTTTTACGTGGAATGGCACTTTTCTTTTAGTGATCAGTTTATTTTTGTTGGGAATTGCGTGGGGGACGTTAAACATGTTTGCTTTAATCTTTTCTATTTTGGGGATTTTTTGGCTGGTTTTTGTGATGATAGTAGGTTTCATTTCAAAAATCCGAAATCAAGAAAGCTATGTTCTTTGTGAATTACAGCAAACTATTTATTCTCGATTGATCAATCAACATATCCAAGTTTCAGCTGAAAGTATCAGCGTTCCTTTTTTTTTAAGAATGCATTATATCCTGAAGGGGAAAATCAAAGTTGGAAGAAAGGCTTTTTTTTATCTTTACTTTGAGGGTTCAAAACTTCCCTCTGAGAATTTTGTTTCAATTCCTGTTTATTTTCCTTTTTGTGGGATAGCTAATTTAAAAGGTTATGCTTTCATCAAAGACATTTTGAATCTAATCAAAATTCCCCTGAAAAAACCCGATGAAATCAAAATTTCCATCCATCCACCGTTGTTTTCAGAAAAACCTCAAATTCAAATCATGCCTTCATCAACTTTAGAAAGCACAAAGAAGATACAAACTTCAGATGAAGAAAAATACTTCATGAGGGAATACATTCCTGGGGATCGACTAAAAGACATCAACTGGAAGAGTTCCATCAAGTTAAATGAACTAATCACGAAAATCTCTCCTTTATCGCCAGAAGAGTCAAAAACCATTCACATCGAAATCCGTCCTTATCACTATCACAAAAACAAAGATGGTATTAACGCCATCCTGCAAATCAATTACCTAAAGAGCTGGGTGCTCTCATTCATAAGAGCATGGAAACAACAAAACCCAAAATACAAATTTCATGTCAACACAGGAAAAGAAATCCTACACGTAAACGAGGACAACGACATAGAAATCCTCTCAAGAAAGCTTTCAGAGTTAGAATACATAACTCAGCCAAGCTTGATTGATCCTTCAAATTCCTTAGAGAAATTTATTTTTTCCACGAGTTTTGATATCCATCTTCATGATTATCTTCAAAATGCGAAATCTAAAATCTATCTATTTCACGTTGGGTATGGGGAAAAACGAAAAGTAGGTGTTTTAAAAACTCCAAGTTTGAATGTTCTTCCTGGTTTGTGGGTTTTTCGTAAGGAAAGATTAAACTCCCAACCCCCCAAACCTATGATAGGAAAATTAATAGAAGAATCCCTAAAAGCTGTTATAATTTAGAATATGAAGTTTTTACAAGAACATGCCCTGTTTATCACAAGGTTTTTTTTATACATAACCGCATTGATTTTTCCTTTTTTCCATCCTGCCATTGCCGTTTCCCATGATCTTTATACGAAGATTACGTTGTTGTTTCTTCTTCCCCTTTCGATGATCTTTGGTTATTTCTTGATACCACCCAGATGGGATTTCAAAAAAAGCCTAATTACTTTGATGGTGATTTTTTTTGTGACTTCTCTCATTTTCTTTCCTTTTGATATGAGCTTACTTTTTCCTTTTGCTGTTGTATTATGGGGGTATTTTAGCACCTTGTTAATTTTTCAATCTCAAGGAAAGTTTCCTTTTTTTGCTACTTTGGAGATTTTTCTTTTGATAACGATTTATTATCAGCTCTTACAATATAGTCGATCCTCTGAAGAAGTAGCACAAGCGAGTGAAGGTATCAATAATTTACTGATAGCCATACTACTTTTTAGTTTTATCTTACATTCTTTGACTTTATACATCAGTTTTTTTGGTGGAAAGAGTATTTCGAAATACAAAAAAGAACTTTCACTTTTTGCTGTCATTGGGATTCCGTTGTTTTTGTTCATTGCCTTCATGATACCTCCTGATTTCGTAAAACATCAAGTAGTCTATAACCCATTAGAGCCTGAGCCTCCATTAACTCCGATGGAGGGGGATGGTTTCTTCGATAGAAGACAAGGTGGAGGTCAAGAAGAGAACTTTCGCAACGGAAAACCACTTGGAAAACGCAAAGAAAAATTTCCCTCGGAATTACACAATCCTAATCCTGATCAACAA
The sequence above is a segment of the Leptospiraceae bacterium genome. Coding sequences within it:
- a CDS encoding acyl--CoA ligase, whose amino-acid sequence is MFFDVDIYHHSLNWMNPWRNILFDLLKYKSNPILITKETIYTADSLWTLSRLWKELLAKFSLKKGDTILLHLPKSEHLLANIINGLFQSYPLILANPKWDLWEIKKQTNPKIIITDKNNFEYFSHFMKEKQYEFIRVLNQDFVIIHLPEGNNIEEVVFFLRTSGTHSPKWIGLTNREIFFNINVHSKIFEEYSIVLSILPWFHSFGLILDLLSTFLKKSYIIIDENHGKDIEYIDFLFEKFLFRHLSMVPLTLEKLIENGYESILFHLNSGIIGGAKIPSKYLPLLKNTKLRVGYGQTEAGPGISIGEPGDWENNYVGRILCDVMISEDGEILYHGDNVYQYELKDGSIIKYDSNRWVSSGDLGFLIDDRLYYEGRKSYIFKLKNGRWFNPLLIEEQIKREYQIDHCIILNDNHVGLIVIFSNDIRTTYLIPLIEKTLLYAIRPYIKAIITIQKEEFFKTNKGDYDRLKIYKYVVGRYGLHDYRVK
- a CDS encoding DUF58 domain-containing protein; protein product: MFQKLYEGFSLYYPFTWNGTFLLVISLFLLGIAWGTLNMFALIFSILGIFWLVFVMIVGFISKIRNQESYVLCELQQTIYSRLINQHIQVSAESISVPFFLRMHYILKGKIKVGRKAFFYLYFEGSKLPSENFVSIPVYFPFCGIANLKGYAFIKDILNLIKIPLKKPDEIKISIHPPLFSEKPQIQIMPSSTLESTKKIQTSDEEKYFMREYIPGDRLKDINWKSSIKLNELITKISPLSPEESKTIHIEIRPYHYHKNKDGINAILQINYLKSWVLSFIRAWKQQNPKYKFHVNTGKEILHVNEDNDIEILSRKLSELEYITQPSLIDPSNSLEKFIFSTSFDIHLHDYLQNAKSKIYLFHVGYGEKRKVGVLKTPSLNVLPGLWVFRKERLNSQPPKPMIGKLIEESLKAVII
- a CDS encoding PAS domain-containing protein, with protein sequence METTKYQNEILEKLQKQAKFWADSSQKFVPDTLLENIDFMNKSELEDTSFGIIELDDKGRVIFFNNTESKLTGVSKEEAVGKNFFTEVAPCTNNFIFKGTFENGVQKNELNHLFPYTFTYRMAPTHVKVHLYRTKQRRNFIFILRR
- a CDS encoding MFS transporter, giving the protein MAKFNYILLGFAELGFFFVEIIIRLYLLKYYTDEIKLDPKLAGIAISISLLWDAISDPLMGYISDHFPLVIRTKNQVWKKKRVFYMILGSLFTSLFFIVLFLDFIKERSQVEKFFYLLVNYFFLNTFLTIMSVPHSALCSEASINPNDRNWIFGFRLIWGNIGLILGILLPTYFSLNQEGVIKNILFAAVILISVWVSSLVGFQLDTHEKTFTPKSYFFDVFRTTKFLLKNQYLFVLVLSYFIAFVGIGINSAIALFYYEYTLKFSEQETSLILLVFLLVWTFSVPVWIWLAKRFEKKHLILLAIFSLGLGTVLGYPNFPERDLIYPLIASVVGGILAASIVLMDTLIADLTNYDFVKLRFREKRDGLFFGFLKMIIKVSRAVSILISSFALGFIGFHENPLSFEVSRNISYIFGYGVGFFLILSSLVFLSFDYDSKKHEKVIRIIQTYQKLKEAPQNLSKSIV
- a CDS encoding MoxR family ATPase, which encodes MQPKEERIPPEYFQIAREGIFRLMANIKSVITIKTQKLEYILAAKIAGGHVILADSHGVGKTSLAKALAGSIRWNHTSINRQGIPIESFSRIQCTVDLLPQDILGFNQFDIKNNQYRFNKGPIFAHFILTDEINLLTPKTQGSFFQVMEEQTVTIEGTTYEIPDPFFIIATMNLKGAHLFPLPAPQLDRFMIRISMGYPEENEESSIIEKHGKENSWDGFGPVIEDKELLAWQKLVDHVSLSREVIDYITRIIRKTRHHPGVITGASPRAGIKLSRASRALALIRGMDYVSIDIVKEMAVPVLAHRLELEDPAMDANEIITQVLKEVPTKV
- the rpmE gene encoding 50S ribosomal protein L31; this encodes MKAGIHPELKDAVIRCVCGAVYKTKTTKGDLHVEICANCHPFYTGTQKIVDSAGRVEKFKRKYKLK